The proteins below come from a single Psychrobacter sp. FDAARGOS_221 genomic window:
- the mazG gene encoding nucleoside triphosphate pyrophosphohydrolase, which produces MSQNSKNSTNSSVTAPTPVAGTPEPTGNIDDLLALMARLRADCPWDIKQTNHSLIPYAIEEAYELAEAVQEGDIEDIKGELGDVLLQVIFHCQIYAEQHQFDLGDVIYTLQSKLIRRHPHVFEADKLADDEAVKKRWDEIKALENAERERRGKPKRSLDSVKAGSALMQAQSLQKAASKLGFDWNGIEGAIAKLEEEIAELKQIIPKDGEKADAAQKAELEKELGDCVFGLVNVARKLNLDAEAATLTCVHKFRSRFGYIEDELSKQGKTPETSSLDEMDALWEQAKQHE; this is translated from the coding sequence ATGTCACAAAATAGCAAAAATTCGACAAACTCAAGTGTTACTGCACCAACGCCGGTGGCCGGCACACCAGAGCCGACAGGCAATATAGATGACTTACTGGCATTGATGGCACGATTGCGTGCGGATTGCCCATGGGATATCAAACAAACTAACCACAGCTTGATTCCGTATGCGATAGAAGAAGCGTATGAGCTGGCCGAGGCGGTGCAAGAGGGTGATATTGAGGATATCAAAGGCGAGCTTGGTGATGTGCTATTACAAGTCATCTTTCATTGTCAGATCTATGCTGAGCAACATCAGTTTGACTTAGGCGATGTGATTTACACCTTACAGAGCAAATTGATTCGTCGTCATCCGCATGTGTTTGAAGCCGATAAGCTAGCAGATGATGAGGCGGTCAAAAAACGCTGGGATGAAATTAAAGCGTTAGAAAATGCCGAACGTGAGCGGCGTGGTAAGCCAAAACGCAGCTTAGATTCAGTCAAAGCCGGTAGTGCCTTGATGCAAGCACAAAGCTTACAAAAAGCAGCCAGTAAACTGGGCTTTGATTGGAATGGTATCGAAGGCGCCATTGCTAAGTTAGAAGAAGAAATCGCTGAGCTCAAACAGATTATCCCTAAAGACGGCGAAAAGGCTGATGCCGCACAAAAAGCAGAACTTGAAAAAGAGCTGGGCGATTGTGTATTCGGCTTGGTTAACGTGGCACGTAAGCTAAACTTGGATGCAGAAGCGGCGACGTTAACCTGTGTGCATAAGTTCCGCTCTCGCTTTGGGTATATCGAAGACGAGCTGAGCAAGCAAGGCAAAACCCCAGAAACCAGTAGTTTAGATGAGATGGATGCACTATGGGAGCAAGCCAAACAGCATGAATAA